One Paenibacillus crassostreae DNA segment encodes these proteins:
- the uxaC gene encoding glucuronate isomerase, translating to MKKFMGEDFLLTTDTAVQLYENYAKDLPIIDYHCHLSPQEIFENKKFKNITEAWLYGDHYKWRAMRANGVPEQYITGDASDYDKFIQWANTVPMLIGNPLYNWTHLELQRFFGVHEVLNGQSAPAIWEKVNAQLTGVDFGARDLIMKSNVTVVCTTDDPADSLEYHQQIKGLKDFNVKVLPSFRPDKGLEIRRDSFLPWIDRLSDIYGSSVDNYETLLHALESRVRFFHSIGGKVSDHALDIVMFEDTTREEAGTIFAKALQGESLTLDDEKKYKTYTLTFLGKLYAELGWVMQLHMNALRNNNTRMLNELGPDTGYDSMNDNEIAKPLVKLLDGLEQASALPKTIIYSLNPKDNYVIAGIIGSFQGGGVAGKMQFGTAWWFNDNKEGMLDQMKVLSNLGLLTRFVGMLTDSRSFLSYTRHEYFRRLVCRLIGEWVEEGEIPYDMELLGSIVKGISHQNAKEYFAFE from the coding sequence TTGAAAAAGTTTATGGGGGAAGATTTTTTACTTACGACTGACACAGCGGTCCAATTGTACGAGAACTATGCGAAAGATTTGCCGATTATCGACTATCATTGTCATTTGAGTCCACAAGAGATTTTTGAGAATAAGAAATTTAAGAACATTACAGAAGCATGGTTGTATGGTGACCATTATAAGTGGAGAGCGATGCGTGCAAATGGTGTACCAGAACAATATATAACAGGCGATGCCAGTGATTATGATAAGTTCATACAATGGGCTAACACGGTACCTATGCTTATTGGAAATCCATTATATAACTGGACGCATTTAGAGTTACAAAGATTCTTCGGTGTTCACGAGGTATTGAATGGGCAAAGCGCTCCTGCCATCTGGGAGAAGGTCAATGCTCAACTGACGGGTGTAGATTTCGGGGCAAGAGATTTGATTATGAAATCGAATGTCACGGTGGTCTGCACAACAGATGATCCAGCTGATTCACTGGAATACCATCAACAAATAAAGGGATTAAAAGATTTTAATGTGAAAGTACTTCCTAGCTTTAGACCTGACAAGGGACTTGAAATTAGAAGAGATAGTTTCCTTCCATGGATAGATCGGTTATCAGATATTTATGGATCGTCTGTAGATAACTACGAAACGTTATTACATGCACTAGAATCTCGAGTTAGATTCTTCCATTCTATCGGTGGGAAAGTATCGGATCACGCACTTGATATAGTCATGTTTGAAGACACAACAAGAGAAGAAGCGGGTACTATTTTTGCAAAAGCTCTTCAAGGTGAGTCACTTACATTGGATGATGAGAAGAAATATAAGACGTATACACTTACATTCCTGGGGAAATTGTACGCTGAACTTGGTTGGGTAATGCAGTTGCATATGAATGCACTTAGAAATAACAATACTCGTATGTTAAATGAATTAGGTCCTGATACAGGTTATGATTCAATGAATGATAATGAGATCGCGAAGCCACTTGTGAAATTATTAGATGGTTTAGAGCAAGCTAGTGCTTTACCTAAGACGATTATTTATTCATTAAATCCTAAAGATAATTACGTCATTGCAGGCATCATCGGAAGCTTCCAAGGTGGTGGCGTAGCGGGTAAAATGCAGTTCGGCACAGCATGGTGGTTCAATGATAATAAAGAAGGTATGCTCGATCAAATGAAGGTACTTTCTAATCTTGGATTGTTGACCCGTTTCGTAGGGATGTTAACGGATTCACGGAGTTTCCTATCCTATACACGGCATGAGTACTTCAGACGTCTAGTTTGTCGTTTGATTGGCGAATGGGTAGAAGAGGGTGAAATTCCTTATGATATGGAGCTGTTGGGCTCTATTGTTAAGGGCATTTCACACCAGAACGCGAAAGAATATTTTGCATTTGAATAG
- a CDS encoding LacI family DNA-binding transcriptional regulator yields MSVTIKDIARLAKVSHTTVSRALNDSPLIKEETKRKIMDLAEQLNYIPDYNARSLVMQKSYTVGVFFTSITTGTSASFFSDVIRGVNSVISENYNLFVRGIDNYKDYHSINKKRFDGIILMSQSEVDNAFIYHVMQSGIPFVVLNRQVQDPTIINIVPNDKVGAYEAVTFLIEQGHHKIAIIEGIEGFKSTQVRKDGYLNALIKHSIPIRQEYMLQGSYDMESGYQALEQIIELENRPTAVFCCNDDMAIGAMRAAFDQGINIPGELSIIGFDDIGFAHYTTPALTTVKRPIEQISIEGAKKILELINEPKSTGEIIFVETELKIRDSVKKM; encoded by the coding sequence ATGTCCGTTACGATTAAAGATATAGCTAGACTGGCCAAAGTCTCACACACGACTGTATCACGTGCACTTAATGATAGCCCGCTTATCAAGGAAGAGACGAAGAGGAAAATCATGGATCTCGCGGAACAGTTAAATTATATTCCAGATTACAATGCCAGAAGCCTGGTTATGCAGAAATCGTATACCGTGGGTGTATTCTTCACTAGCATTACAACAGGGACATCAGCCAGTTTCTTCTCAGATGTTATACGTGGAGTAAATAGTGTTATTAGTGAGAATTATAACTTATTCGTGCGCGGGATCGATAACTATAAGGATTATCATTCGATCAACAAGAAGAGGTTCGATGGGATTATTCTGATGAGTCAAAGTGAAGTCGATAACGCATTTATATATCATGTTATGCAGAGTGGAATTCCCTTCGTAGTGCTGAACCGACAGGTACAAGATCCTACGATTATCAATATTGTTCCGAATGACAAAGTAGGAGCGTATGAGGCGGTAACTTTTTTAATCGAGCAGGGACATCACAAAATTGCCATCATTGAAGGAATTGAAGGGTTTAAGTCAACACAGGTACGTAAGGATGGATATCTGAACGCGTTAATTAAACACAGTATACCGATTCGTCAGGAATATATGCTGCAGGGTAGTTATGATATGGAGAGCGGCTACCAAGCCTTGGAACAAATTATTGAACTGGAGAATCGCCCTACCGCTGTATTTTGTTGTAATGATGATATGGCTATTGGTGCAATGAGGGCAGCTTTTGATCAAGGGATTAATATTCCTGGTGAACTATCCATTATTGGTTTTGATGATATTGGGTTCGCACATTATACAACACCAGCATTAACAACAGTGAAGAGACCTATAGAACAGATTAGTATCGAAGGTGCTAAGAAAATATTAGAGTTGATCAATGAACCCAAATCAACAGGTGAGATCATATTTGTAGAAACAGAACTGAAGATTCGTGATTCGGTTAAGAAAATGTAG
- a CDS encoding tagaturonate reductase, with protein MQSLNRNYRSQSTATSYSEKIVQFGEGNFLRAFVDWMVYVMNQEANFNGSVVVVQPLEQGMIDHLNKQDGLYTLYLQGMKNSVAVKEHNVIDSISRGINPYQDHEAYLALSSSSDLRFVVSNTTEAGIAYDPHDKLDDRPQNSFPGKLTAFLYRRYVAFQGSCDKGLIIIPCELIDRNGDKLKKVVLQYATLWKLEQSFIDWIEECNTFCSSLVDRIVPGYPRDSIAEITEELGYEDGLVVVGEQFHLWVIEGPQWIKEELPVEVSRLNIVVVDDMAPYRTRKVRILNGAHTAMMPVAYLYGLDTVGESIDHEIVGKYVRDLIEHEIIPTLDMPQEELKSFAEDVIERFRNPFVQHYLMSISLNSISKFKTRNLPSLLEYVNRTSMIPYRLAFSLAALIIFYRGKRREESYQVSDDASILEFFGDLWDSWDGTIQTLKKLVVSALGNATHWELDLNQVPGLSDVVLKDVINIDQLGMMQALQQLMQE; from the coding sequence ATGCAATCTTTAAACCGAAATTATCGATCACAAAGTACTGCTACGAGTTATTCGGAAAAAATAGTTCAGTTTGGCGAAGGGAATTTTCTTAGAGCGTTTGTAGATTGGATGGTCTATGTCATGAATCAAGAGGCGAATTTTAACGGTAGTGTCGTTGTTGTTCAGCCATTAGAACAAGGAATGATCGATCACTTGAATAAGCAGGATGGCCTTTACACGCTATATTTACAAGGTATGAAGAATAGTGTAGCAGTGAAGGAACATAATGTCATCGATAGTATCAGTAGAGGAATTAACCCATATCAAGATCATGAAGCCTATCTAGCTTTGTCATCTAGTTCAGATCTTCGATTTGTTGTCTCTAATACGACAGAAGCAGGAATTGCCTATGATCCGCATGATAAGCTTGATGATCGACCTCAGAATAGCTTCCCAGGTAAGCTAACAGCATTCCTATATCGACGATATGTTGCATTTCAAGGATCTTGCGATAAAGGGCTAATTATCATTCCCTGTGAACTGATTGATCGTAACGGAGATAAGTTGAAGAAGGTTGTCCTCCAATATGCAACGTTATGGAAACTAGAGCAATCATTCATAGACTGGATTGAGGAATGTAACACATTCTGTTCAAGTCTTGTAGATCGTATTGTACCTGGATACCCTAGAGATTCAATTGCTGAAATCACAGAAGAACTGGGATACGAAGATGGTCTGGTTGTTGTTGGTGAACAATTTCATCTATGGGTGATTGAGGGACCACAGTGGATAAAGGAAGAATTACCAGTAGAAGTATCTCGATTAAATATTGTTGTTGTTGATGATATGGCTCCGTATCGAACGCGCAAGGTCAGAATATTGAATGGTGCTCATACAGCTATGATGCCAGTTGCCTATTTGTATGGACTTGATACCGTAGGAGAATCCATTGATCATGAAATAGTAGGTAAATATGTTAGAGATCTAATAGAACATGAGATTATTCCTACGTTGGATATGCCACAGGAAGAACTGAAGTCATTTGCCGAAGATGTGATTGAGCGTTTTCGTAATCCTTTCGTCCAACATTACCTTATGAGTATTTCACTGAATTCAATTTCCAAATTCAAGACGAGAAATCTTCCGTCCCTATTGGAGTATGTGAATCGAACTTCCATGATTCCATATAGATTAGCCTTCTCCCTCGCAGCACTTATCATATTCTATCGTGGGAAGAGAAGAGAAGAATCTTATCAAGTATCGGATGATGCATCCATCCTAGAATTCTTTGGAGACTTGTGGGATTCATGGGATGGTACAATACAGACTCTTAAAAAGCTTGTAGTCAGCGCATTAGGTAACGCGACGCACTGGGAATTGGATTTGAACCAAGTTCCTGGCCTGAGTGATGTTGTATTGAAAGATGTAATCAACATCGATCAATTAGGAATGATGCAAGCATTACAACAATTGATGCAGGAATAG